In Treponema vincentii, a single window of DNA contains:
- a CDS encoding HNH endonuclease has translation MGEKFTLLKKLCREAGCNEFALERSCYCEKHNREIIPFQKAKRSNEDLYQTSTWRALRKAHIQQQPCCVRCGTNESLTVDHIIPPRGSEALFFNVDNLQTLCRECHRVKTAQEIRARLK, from the coding sequence ATGGGGGAGAAATTCACCTTGCTGAAAAAGTTATGTAGGGAAGCCGGTTGTAATGAGTTCGCTTTAGAACGTTCTTGCTATTGTGAAAAACATAATCGAGAGATAATCCCGTTCCAGAAAGCAAAAAGAAGCAATGAAGACCTGTATCAAACTTCTACGTGGCGGGCTTTAAGAAAAGCTCATATACAACAACAACCCTGTTGTGTTCGGTGCGGGACTAATGAATCATTAACGGTAGACCATATTATCCCCCCGCGAGGAAGTGAAGCGTTATTCTTCAATGTCGATAATCTTCAAACGCTCTGCCGTGAATGCCATCGAGTAAAGACCGCTCAAGAGATACGGGCGCGGTTAAAATGA
- a CDS encoding recombinase family protein, whose translation MEVLGVYARTSRDSGEFSTIDQQVKAGIDFANHNNMKYKVFQDKGFSGYKIDDSEDKDPFANRPAFSEMIEAIKLGTINAVWVWEHSRLSRNQYASAVIFNLFLKHKIRLYEKDKEYDLYDPNVQLLRSMLDAVAQYERQLIVRRTTRGLYNAIDSGKRSYTSFFGYRKTVKNEKGNYLWEAVPAEIDQLKNWFKRFKNGESLRSIIVSEADFKDTTRYKLTRTSQLSRYMQHFDYTGYTLNTKGLDYLKKFDNFEIDSLQMLRNPDYWVKSSAYPIEIFTREEWIENKERLRVHRGKRKEAKNRKAEKALGTGIIQCALCGSKYFHQIQIQKRNGKEQHYLYYFHHKTIAGACSQKPKSIVQHKIDTILKTFVLYNILASDGETKFLKEQLFQEEIEKKAIKEKLKTLKANRKKLEIQKNKLKKALEAAEDVGTITVLAKQIDNAEGAISEADKNIIDAEIDLENKNADMEKTQAQLLYYSAKDLLIQFFEKWNIEEQRNHLLRVVDSATLNGTKLTIISGGVTYIFNTTKHYQFPQSMYQELLEKGGKNIDYLISHHKEELTDEEMYIATMRRILLSGIVNGLSSFDMISKRIVF comes from the coding sequence AGCAAGTTAAAGCTGGAATTGATTTCGCTAATCATAATAACATGAAGTACAAAGTATTTCAAGACAAAGGTTTCTCTGGATACAAAATTGACGATAGCGAGGATAAAGACCCTTTCGCTAACCGACCAGCTTTTTCAGAAATGATTGAAGCAATAAAACTCGGTACCATCAACGCCGTATGGGTCTGGGAACATTCGAGGCTCTCAAGAAATCAATACGCTTCCGCCGTTATCTTTAATCTCTTTTTGAAGCATAAAATCCGATTATACGAAAAAGATAAAGAATATGATTTATACGACCCGAACGTTCAATTATTAAGAAGTATGTTGGATGCGGTTGCGCAATATGAAAGACAGTTGATTGTACGGAGGACGACGCGGGGACTTTATAACGCTATTGATAGCGGTAAGCGGAGCTATACGTCATTTTTTGGCTACCGTAAAACCGTCAAGAATGAAAAAGGAAATTACTTATGGGAAGCGGTACCGGCTGAAATTGACCAGCTAAAGAATTGGTTTAAGCGGTTCAAAAATGGGGAATCTTTACGCAGTATTATCGTAAGCGAAGCGGATTTTAAAGATACTACCCGCTATAAATTGACAAGGACTAGCCAGTTATCCCGCTATATGCAGCATTTTGATTATACCGGATATACTCTCAATACTAAGGGATTAGACTATCTTAAAAAATTTGATAACTTTGAAATTGATTCACTTCAAATGCTCCGCAATCCCGATTATTGGGTTAAGTCCAGCGCCTACCCGATAGAAATATTTACCCGTGAGGAATGGATAGAGAATAAGGAGCGGCTAAGAGTACACCGCGGGAAGCGAAAAGAAGCCAAAAATCGTAAAGCTGAAAAAGCCCTTGGGACGGGAATAATACAATGCGCTTTGTGCGGTTCCAAGTACTTCCATCAAATACAAATACAGAAACGGAACGGGAAAGAACAGCACTACTTATACTATTTCCACCATAAAACGATAGCCGGAGCCTGTAGCCAAAAACCCAAATCAATAGTACAGCATAAGATAGACACGATACTCAAAACATTTGTCCTCTATAATATCCTTGCTTCCGATGGGGAGACAAAATTCTTAAAGGAACAATTATTCCAAGAAGAAATTGAAAAGAAAGCTATAAAAGAAAAGCTCAAAACCTTGAAAGCTAATCGCAAAAAACTGGAGATACAAAAAAACAAGTTGAAAAAAGCCCTCGAAGCTGCCGAGGACGTTGGTACTATTACTGTCCTAGCGAAGCAAATTGATAACGCGGAAGGGGCTATCAGCGAAGCGGATAAAAATATTATTGACGCTGAAATTGACCTTGAAAATAAGAACGCCGATATGGAGAAAACTCAAGCCCAGCTATTATATTATTCCGCTAAAGATTTGCTAATACAATTTTTTGAAAAATGGAATATTGAAGAACAGCGTAATCATTTATTACGGGTAGTAGACAGCGCAACTTTAAACGGTACGAAATTGACGATTATATCGGGAGGGGTTACCTATATTTTTAATACGACTAAACACTATCAATTTCCACAAAGTATGTATCAGGAATTACTGGAAAAGGGCGGGAAGAATATTGACTATCTCATAAGCCATCATAAAGAAGAGCTGACCGATGAGGAAATGTACATCGCTACAATGCGTCGTATTTTATTGAGTGGGATAGTAAACGGTTTATCCAGCTTTGATATGATAAGCAAACGAATAGTATTTTAA
- a CDS encoding primase-helicase family protein yields the protein MKIDLSEFLKLGGGFYIPQAEFTDSIKGATNQMAQELAKKDELTLETLHKQMRLFIEENNTTLWGNRLLEKEFETKQEDGTIIKGIKKVPAGKTGQDLYEVHKEEIESHIAALVIDNTTHKIPYKRSVRTFIEAMKYLSPNWEAASLATSYTAIRKLFENIYNELGYEGARKQDVCVIFEQLKRGGGGKSVFLKGLASVLKKYGLQSTDDDLPRQRFNSPQAANNHLVIHNDIGRTEWRNRAVGIFNNQIDRNEYIYEPKGKATIALRARATHIISTNVHLEDEDNNRRYAYIPLTNRVLFATDGAISDKNVIPQEDLKKYFSCYPYSGNEDAFTERLEYWIEKAFLSCPFGYTFSLGDVVKSKTPKLPRKFFLLIHELENFVEFEGKEYLGNLKLGQFIRETAFNERKPEENDRYFRDLKDTLNTYFGEKIRTGGKPFRTWSFAWNKILEIGLAENESPDAFEDIEDIQEKWLKAHRAIINAAIEDIEPLEETLTNETAETKDVRYNRQPVDANLTEEEKEVQEFIDAFHLHVCKDKYTKPETALQHGTNYEFMVNGSCTADDRKAEHVIPKMFVYEIDYLEDEGQETDLGKQLKKQWDIIKKSIDTTNHIASVTLSGNKSIHVLVPHTDGELIKEDYKFYWEETAKRLFGEDSRFFDTACASVGRLTRCFNMKRGNIEQKLLYKNLKATPIDVKPLMEARQKEKAQKVILANLKVYAHNGQTDYRKKLENCARKYPVNENYQKALDIINGSVDKGLNPVAIIQSLKSSDFNESWVKSYIYEPMNREHPSCTGQAFEYYWR from the coding sequence ATGAAAATAGATTTAAGCGAATTCCTTAAACTCGGAGGCGGTTTTTATATCCCGCAAGCGGAGTTTACTGATTCAATAAAAGGAGCTACCAACCAAATGGCGCAAGAACTAGCCAAAAAGGATGAGCTAACGCTTGAAACGCTTCATAAGCAAATGCGCTTATTTATAGAAGAAAATAATACAACGCTTTGGGGAAACCGCCTCTTAGAAAAAGAATTTGAGACAAAGCAGGAAGACGGAACCATAATTAAGGGGATTAAAAAAGTTCCGGCGGGAAAAACGGGGCAAGACTTGTACGAAGTCCATAAAGAAGAAATCGAATCCCATATAGCGGCGCTCGTTATTGATAATACTACTCACAAAATCCCGTATAAACGAAGCGTCCGAACTTTTATCGAAGCAATGAAGTACCTTTCTCCGAATTGGGAAGCCGCTTCACTTGCGACATCCTATACGGCGATACGAAAGTTATTCGAGAATATTTATAATGAACTCGGTTATGAAGGCGCTCGCAAACAAGACGTATGCGTTATTTTTGAACAGCTAAAGCGTGGGGGCGGCGGTAAAAGCGTATTTTTGAAGGGGCTAGCGTCCGTTCTTAAAAAATACGGGCTTCAATCAACCGATGACGATTTGCCCCGTCAACGGTTTAACTCCCCCCAAGCGGCTAATAATCATCTCGTTATTCATAACGATATTGGGCGAACCGAATGGCGCAATCGGGCGGTTGGTATTTTTAATAATCAGATTGATAGGAACGAGTATATATATGAACCAAAGGGAAAGGCGACGATAGCGTTAAGGGCACGGGCAACGCATATTATTTCAACTAACGTCCATCTTGAGGACGAGGATAATAACCGCCGATACGCCTATATTCCTCTCACCAATCGAGTATTATTCGCAACGGACGGGGCAATAAGCGATAAAAACGTTATCCCGCAAGAGGACTTAAAAAAATACTTTTCTTGTTATCCTTACTCCGGTAATGAGGATGCGTTTACTGAACGGCTGGAATATTGGATTGAAAAAGCCTTTTTATCTTGCCCGTTTGGTTATACTTTTTCATTGGGGGACGTAGTAAAATCTAAAACGCCCAAGCTGCCCCGTAAGTTCTTTTTGCTTATTCACGAACTGGAAAATTTTGTAGAGTTTGAAGGAAAAGAATATCTCGGTAACCTAAAGCTGGGGCAGTTCATACGGGAAACCGCTTTCAATGAACGCAAGCCGGAAGAAAATGATAGATACTTTCGAGACTTAAAAGATACGCTCAATACTTATTTTGGGGAAAAGATTAGAACGGGCGGAAAACCCTTTAGGACGTGGAGTTTCGCCTGGAATAAAATCCTTGAAATTGGACTAGCCGAAAATGAAAGTCCCGATGCTTTTGAAGATATAGAAGATATACAGGAAAAGTGGTTAAAAGCCCATAGAGCCATCATCAATGCCGCCATTGAGGATATTGAACCGCTTGAAGAAACTTTAACGAATGAAACCGCCGAAACAAAAGACGTTCGTTATAATCGACAACCGGTAGACGCAAACCTGACGGAAGAAGAAAAAGAAGTACAAGAATTTATCGACGCTTTCCATCTTCACGTATGTAAGGATAAATATACAAAGCCGGAAACCGCCTTACAACACGGGACTAATTATGAATTTATGGTAAACGGAAGCTGTACCGCCGACGATAGAAAAGCGGAACACGTTATCCCGAAAATGTTTGTTTATGAGATTGACTACCTCGAAGATGAAGGACAAGAAACCGATTTGGGTAAACAACTTAAAAAACAGTGGGATATTATTAAAAAGAGTATCGATACTACGAATCATATTGCTTCCGTTACTTTGAGCGGAAACAAGTCCATCCATGTTCTGGTTCCCCATACGGATGGTGAGTTAATAAAAGAAGATTATAAATTCTACTGGGAAGAAACGGCAAAACGGCTCTTCGGTGAGGATTCTCGTTTTTTTGATACGGCTTGTGCATCGGTTGGACGGCTAACCCGTTGCTTCAATATGAAACGGGGCAATATAGAGCAAAAGTTGTTATATAAGAATTTAAAAGCAACTCCTATTGACGTAAAGCCTCTTATGGAAGCCCGCCAAAAGGAAAAAGCCCAAAAAGTGATACTCGCAAACTTGAAAGTATACGCCCATAATGGGCAAACCGATTACCGCAAGAAGCTAGAGAATTGCGCCCGAAAGTATCCGGTAAATGAAAACTATCAAAAGGCGTTGGATATTATAAATGGGAGCGTAGATAAAGGGCTTAATCCCGTTGCGATAATCCAGTCTTTGAAGTCGAGCGATTTCAACGAATCTTGGGTTAAAAGCTATATCTACGAACCAATGAATCGGGAACACCCCAGCTGTACCGGTCAAGCGTTTGAATATTATTGGAGATAG